The following proteins are co-located in the Doryrhamphus excisus isolate RoL2022-K1 chromosome 3, RoL_Dexc_1.0, whole genome shotgun sequence genome:
- the LOC131124891 gene encoding tetraspanin-6-like isoform X2 has translation MGKINGCLKCLFIFFNVVFAIVGCLLIFGLVKASIYSSQFAGFMGIGMIIMLIFGIVAVVMRNKVRDNFRSASSEVIKTYMAQEGFQSMLNQLQETAQCCGLTSPGDWGDNIPSTCRCKAGSYGTFGAAECKARPQGTSGPDQIYTQTCGEFIIIWSDFLFNVSMGVMFTFAVTALLGLLVSLLMIHQVRRHDQGGASSMSMKGY, from the exons ATGGGAAAGATTAACGGCTGCCTGAAATGTCTCTTCATCTTCTTCAATGTGGTCTTTGCC ATCGTTGGATGTCTGTTGATCTTTGGCTTGGTGAAGGCCAGCATCTACAGCAGCCAG TTTGCAGGCTTCATGGGCATCGGAATGATCATAATGCTGATCTTTGGCATTGTTGCCGTTGTGATGAGAAACAAG GTCAGAGATAATTTCCGCAGTGCCTCTTCGGAAGTGATCAAGACCTACATGGCACAGGAAGGATTCCAATCCATGCTTAATCAACTCCAAGAAACT GCTCAGTGTTGCGGCTTGACCAGCCCCGGCGACTGGGGCGACAACATCCCTTCCACCTGCAGGTGCAAAGCGGGCAGCTACGGAACATTCGGAGCGGCCGAGTGCAAAGCCCGGCCGCAG GGAACCTCAGGCCCTGATCAGATCTACACGCAG ACGTGCGGCGAATTCATCATCATTTGGTCCGACTTCCTCTTCAACGTGTCCATGGGCGTCATGTTTACCTTCGCTGTCACTGCG CTTCTGGGCCTGCTGGTGTCCCTCCTGATGATCCACCAGGTCAGGCGCCACGATCAGGGCGGGGCGTCGTCCATGTCCATGAAGGGCTACTGA
- the LOC131124891 gene encoding tetraspanin-6-like isoform X1: MGKINGCLKCLFIFFNVVFAIVGCLLIFGLVKASIYSSQLSAVGAPGLGWGWVFAIGVLGISCLGIYAGSSEKELALKIFAGFMGIGMIIMLIFGIVAVVMRNKVRDNFRSASSEVIKTYMAQEGFQSMLNQLQETAQCCGLTSPGDWGDNIPSTCRCKAGSYGTFGAAECKARPQGTSGPDQIYTQTCGEFIIIWSDFLFNVSMGVMFTFAVTALLGLLVSLLMIHQVRRHDQGGASSMSMKGY, encoded by the exons ATGGGAAAGATTAACGGCTGCCTGAAATGTCTCTTCATCTTCTTCAATGTGGTCTTTGCC ATCGTTGGATGTCTGTTGATCTTTGGCTTGGTGAAGGCCAGCATCTACAGCAGCCAG CTGTCGGCGGTCGGGGCCCCCGGGCTCGGCTGGGGATGGGTGTTTGCCATCGGCGTCCTTGGCATTTCCTGCCTGGGAATCTACGCCGGAAGCTCTGAAAAGGAGCTGGCCCTCAAGATC TTTGCAGGCTTCATGGGCATCGGAATGATCATAATGCTGATCTTTGGCATTGTTGCCGTTGTGATGAGAAACAAG GTCAGAGATAATTTCCGCAGTGCCTCTTCGGAAGTGATCAAGACCTACATGGCACAGGAAGGATTCCAATCCATGCTTAATCAACTCCAAGAAACT GCTCAGTGTTGCGGCTTGACCAGCCCCGGCGACTGGGGCGACAACATCCCTTCCACCTGCAGGTGCAAAGCGGGCAGCTACGGAACATTCGGAGCGGCCGAGTGCAAAGCCCGGCCGCAG GGAACCTCAGGCCCTGATCAGATCTACACGCAG ACGTGCGGCGAATTCATCATCATTTGGTCCGACTTCCTCTTCAACGTGTCCATGGGCGTCATGTTTACCTTCGCTGTCACTGCG CTTCTGGGCCTGCTGGTGTCCCTCCTGATGATCCACCAGGTCAGGCGCCACGATCAGGGCGGGGCGTCGTCCATGTCCATGAAGGGCTACTGA
- the LOC131124871 gene encoding E3 ubiquitin-protein ligase TRIM21-like gives MFGASTTAAANCVLMEDQFLCCICLDVFFEPVTLPCGHNFCKACIEKHRAIQAKNHCPTCKVVFPQKLDLHINTFIAQMAEQFRKSTQVTAPISKRPDVTCDVCVGNKAPALKSCLVCVASYCKVHLGPHLTASRLMRHQLTEPVQNLEGRMCVLHDKPLELFCRSDLNCVCMLCSLLEHKNHQVVPLKEECDRRKAELWKTEAELTHSMDFRLKKREEFRRIVKVNKDAADKELAQGMDFFRFLTQSVEKAQEELVQTVEAKQRCIEEEANVLIRELEKEVSMLNNRKLEVQQLSHTKDQLHFLQNLRPQPSLRTRDWTRVQVSAQPVEGTSRTTVEQLEEKLGKQLKRVLRSAEMKHMHKFAVDVTLDPDTAHPALILSDDRKQVFHGSVDRDLPNNGKRFNPSCCVLGKQRFSSGKFYFEVHVEGKSRWTLGVAKASIKRKGVISISPENGHWAMWLKNGNEYAALEGTPRPLVVKTKPKRVGVFVDYDLGRVSFYDVLTGALIHSYNGCNFSEDIQPLLSPGLNHDGQNSAPLILGLAKY, from the coding sequence ATGTTTGGCGCCagcaccaccgccgccgccaacTGTGTGCTGATGGAGGATCAGTTCCTGTGCTGCATCTGTCTGGACGTCTTCTTCGAGCCGGTGACGCTTCCCTGCGGACACAACTTCTGCAAGGCCTGCATCGAGAAGCACCGGGCCATCCAGGCCAAGAACCACTGTCCCACGTGCAAGGTGGTATTCCCTCAAAAACTGGACCTGCACATCAACACCTTCATCGCCCAGATGGCCGAGCAGTTCCGAAAGTCCACACAAGTTACCGCTCCGATCAGCAAAAGACCGGATGTCACCTGTGATGTCTGCGTAGGGAACAAAGCGCCAGCGTTAAAGTCCTGCCTGGTGTGCGTGGCGTCCTACTGCAAGGTCCACCTGGGGCCGCACCTGACGGCGTCGCGCCTCATGCGACATCAGCTGACCGAGCCGGTCCAGAACCTGGAGGGCCGCATGTGCGTGTTGCACGACAAACCTCTGGAGCTCTTTTGCCGTAGCGACCTGAACTGCGTGTGCATGCTGTGTTCTCTTCTGGAACACAAGAACCATCAGGTGGTTCCGCTCAAGGAAGAGTGCGACAGAAGGAAGGCCGAGCTGTGGAAGACGGAGGCAGAGCTCACGCACTCCATGGACTTTAGGCTCAAAAAGAGGGAGGAGTTCAGGCGCATCGTTAAAGTCAACAAGGACGCTGCGGACAAAGAGCTAGCCCAGGGAATGGACTTCTTCCGTTTTCTGACACAGTCTGTGGAGAAGGCCCAGGAGGAGCTGGTCCAGACCGTGGAGGCCAAGCAGAGGTGCATTGAGGAGGAGGCCAACGTTCTGATCCGAGAGCTGGAGAAAGAAGTCAGCATGCTGAACAACAGGAAGTTGGAGGTGCAGCAGCTGTCACACACTAAAGATCAACTCCACTTCCTGCAGAACCTCCGCCCTCAACCCTCACTGCGCACCAGAGACTGGACCAGGGTCCAAGTCAGTGCTCAGCCCGTTGAGGGGACCTCAAGGACCACCGTGGAGCAGCTGGAGGAGAAGCTGGGGAAACAGTTGAAGAGAGTGCTGCGGTCGGCTGAGATGAAGCACATGCACAAGTTCGCTGTGGACGTCACGCTGGACCCGGACACGGCTCATCCCGCACTAATCCTGTCCGACGACAGGAAGCAGGTCTTTCACGGCTCTGTGGACAGAGACCTCCCTAACAATGGCAAGAGGTTCAACCCGAGCTGCTGCGTCCTCGGAAAGCAGAGGTTCTCTTCAGGAAAGTTCTACTTTGAGGTCCATGTGGAGGGCAAGTCCAGGTGGACACTGGGCGTGGCCAAAGCGTCCATCAAGAGGAAGGGCGTCATCTCCATCAGTCCAGAAAACGGCCACTGGGCCATGTGGTTGAAAAATGGCAACGAGTATGCGGCTCTGGAAGGTACTCCTCGTCCTCTGGTGGTGAAGACCAAGCCCAAGCGTGTGGGAGTCTTTGTGGACTACGATTTGGGCCGGGTCTCCTTTTACGACGTCCTCACCGGCGCTCTGATTCACTCCTACAACGGCTGCAACTTCTCTGAAGACATCCAGCCACTTCTCAGCCCCGGACTCAACCATGACGGGCAAAACTCGGCACCTCTGATACTCGGGTTGGCTAAATACTGA